One segment of Massilia sp. Se16.2.3 DNA contains the following:
- a CDS encoding efflux RND transporter permease subunit yields MWITKVSIRHPVFATMVMVGLMVLGLFSYRTLGVESMPNVDIPHAWVETRYPGASPEQVENDVTRPIEEVINTVSGIKNIRSNSWEGRSGVSVEFHIATNMDKAMQDLRDKVARVRPTFPKEVKEPFLIRADGENQQPVVRLSVTSNGRDLRALSTLAEQVIVKRLQSVAGVGEVRTGGMATRQVLVNVKPEQLRSQNIGIDEVLRAIQATNANLPAGNLQYGAAERLVRVEGMMREAREFNNIIVARRASGPVYLSQVADVVDGEREETSISRVNGVRAVSLDITKVQDANTVQVGTGIIKMVEELRKTMPADVKFRVMDDQSTTVQQQLDNVKRTIIEGALLTMVIVFLFLHSWRSTVITGLTLPISVLASFIAMRYFGFTLNFLTLMALSLCIGLLIDDAIVVRENIVRHLGMGKSHLRAAEEGTSEIGLAVMATTFAIVAVFVPIAFMDGLIGRFFLQFGVTVAVAVLVSLFVSFTLDPMLSSVWPDPVKDRFKYAPWLGRIMAKIEVGIEHVHGWYGQVLALALRWRKTTLALAFGIFAGSLMLVPMIGGEFAPKTDNGFIEMQFKTPVGSSLAYTDGKVKQVEDVLRSYPEIEAISSNIGQDEGHNNAHVILKLTDVKKTHRRSQEEMESVIRARLSSIAGITMSVGNKPIFIAILGRDEAKLDAVAHKLMDKMRAIKGVADLEYSQEGANPATVIKINNELASDLGLSVQQIGAALRPFVGGDQISHWLAPDGQNYEVNVQLPRSGRQKVADLADLSLASNKVDAAGNPIMVPLRQVVEFVPSFSPQVLKRQALERRVAIYAGVEGRPSGDVNSDIDKAMKSIELPEGVRFDVGGDAQQMAETMANFGSAIVIAIIFIYLVLASQFGSFLQPIAIMMSLPMSLIGVLIALLATGTTLNVFSVIGVVMLMGLVTKNAILLVDFANHGQREGKAQFAAILEAGQVRLRPILMTTLAMIFGMLPMAIGAGDGGETQAPMGRAVIGGVITSTLLTLVVVPVAYSYLDSFGKRARRWFAKGHEEVGSDIAPIMAKESA; encoded by the coding sequence AGCATCCGCCACCCCGTCTTCGCCACCATGGTCATGGTCGGCCTGATGGTGCTCGGCCTGTTCTCGTACCGCACGCTGGGCGTGGAGAGCATGCCGAACGTCGATATCCCCCATGCCTGGGTCGAGACCCGCTATCCCGGCGCCTCACCCGAGCAGGTCGAGAACGACGTCACCCGGCCGATCGAGGAAGTCATCAACACGGTCAGCGGCATCAAGAACATCCGCAGCAACTCCTGGGAAGGCCGCAGCGGCGTGTCGGTCGAATTCCACATCGCCACCAACATGGACAAGGCGATGCAGGACCTGCGCGACAAGGTGGCGCGCGTGCGTCCGACCTTCCCGAAGGAGGTCAAGGAACCCTTCCTGATCCGCGCCGACGGCGAGAACCAGCAGCCGGTGGTGCGCCTGTCGGTCACCTCGAACGGGCGTGATTTGCGCGCGTTGTCGACGCTGGCCGAGCAGGTGATCGTGAAACGCCTGCAGAGCGTGGCCGGCGTGGGCGAAGTGCGTACCGGGGGCATGGCCACGCGCCAGGTGCTGGTGAACGTCAAACCGGAGCAGCTGCGCAGCCAGAACATCGGCATCGACGAGGTACTGCGCGCGATCCAGGCCACGAATGCCAATCTGCCGGCCGGCAACCTGCAGTACGGCGCCGCCGAGCGCCTCGTGCGGGTGGAAGGCATGATGCGCGAGGCGCGCGAATTCAACAACATCATCGTGGCACGCCGCGCCAGCGGCCCGGTCTACCTGTCGCAGGTGGCCGACGTGGTCGACGGCGAACGCGAAGAGACCTCGATCTCGCGCGTGAACGGCGTGCGCGCCGTCTCGCTCGACATCACCAAGGTGCAGGACGCCAATACCGTGCAGGTCGGCACCGGCATCATCAAGATGGTCGAGGAGCTGCGCAAGACCATGCCGGCCGACGTGAAATTCCGCGTGATGGACGACCAGTCGACCACGGTCCAGCAGCAGCTCGACAACGTCAAGCGCACCATCATCGAAGGCGCACTGCTAACGATGGTGATCGTCTTCCTGTTCCTGCACTCCTGGCGCAGCACGGTGATTACCGGCCTGACGCTGCCGATCTCGGTGCTCGCTTCCTTCATCGCGATGCGCTACTTCGGCTTCACGCTGAATTTCCTGACCCTGATGGCCCTTTCCTTGTGCATTGGCCTCCTGATCGATGACGCCATCGTCGTGCGCGAGAACATCGTGCGCCACCTGGGCATGGGCAAGAGCCACCTGCGCGCCGCCGAGGAAGGCACGAGCGAGATCGGCCTGGCCGTGATGGCCACGACCTTCGCGATCGTCGCCGTGTTCGTGCCGATCGCCTTCATGGATGGCCTCATCGGCCGCTTCTTCCTGCAGTTCGGCGTGACCGTGGCCGTGGCGGTGCTGGTGTCGCTGTTCGTGAGCTTCACGCTCGACCCGATGCTGTCCTCGGTGTGGCCGGATCCGGTAAAGGACCGCTTCAAGTACGCCCCCTGGCTGGGACGCATCATGGCGAAGATCGAGGTCGGTATCGAGCACGTGCACGGCTGGTATGGCCAGGTGCTGGCGCTGGCCCTGCGCTGGCGCAAGACCACCCTGGCGCTGGCCTTCGGCATCTTCGCCGGCAGCCTGATGCTGGTGCCGATGATCGGCGGCGAGTTCGCCCCGAAAACCGACAACGGCTTCATCGAGATGCAGTTCAAGACCCCGGTCGGATCGAGCCTGGCCTACACCGACGGCAAGGTGAAGCAGGTGGAGGACGTGCTGCGCAGCTATCCGGAAATCGAGGCGATCAGCAGCAACATCGGCCAGGACGAAGGCCACAACAATGCCCATGTCATCCTGAAACTCACCGATGTGAAAAAGACGCACCGCCGTTCGCAGGAAGAGATGGAATCGGTGATTCGCGCACGCTTGTCCTCGATTGCGGGCATCACGATGTCGGTCGGTAACAAGCCGATCTTCATCGCGATTCTCGGCCGCGACGAGGCCAAGCTCGATGCGGTCGCTCACAAGCTGATGGACAAGATGCGGGCGATCAAGGGCGTGGCCGACCTTGAATACAGCCAGGAAGGCGCGAATCCGGCGACCGTCATCAAGATCAACAATGAACTGGCAAGCGATCTCGGTTTGTCGGTGCAGCAGATCGGCGCGGCGCTGCGTCCTTTCGTCGGCGGCGACCAGATCAGCCACTGGCTGGCACCGGACGGCCAGAACTATGAAGTCAACGTGCAGTTGCCGAGGAGTGGCCGCCAGAAGGTGGCGGATTTGGCCGACCTGTCGCTGGCCTCGAACAAGGTCGACGCCGCCGGCAACCCGATCATGGTGCCGCTGCGCCAGGTGGTCGAGTTCGTGCCTTCGTTCAGCCCGCAGGTGCTCAAGCGCCAGGCCCTGGAGCGCCGCGTGGCGATCTACGCCGGTGTGGAAGGCCGCCCGTCGGGCGACGTCAACAGCGACATCGACAAGGCGATGAAATCGATCGAACTGCCCGAAGGCGTGCGCTTCGACGTCGGCGGCGACGCCCAGCAGATGGCGGAAACGATGGCCAACTTCGGCTCGGCCATCGTCATTGCCATCATCTTCATCTACCTGGTGCTGGCCTCCCAGTTCGGCTCCTTCCTGCAGCCGATCGCCATCATGATGTCGCTGCCGATGTCGCTCATCGGCGTGCTGATTGCGCTCCTGGCGACGGGCACCACGCTGAACGTGTTCTCGGTGATCGGCGTGGTGATGCTGATGGGCCTGGTGACGAAGAACGCGATCCTGCTGGTGGACTTCGCCAACCACGGCCAGCGCGAGGGCAAAGCCCAGTTCGCGGCCATCCTGGAAGCGGGGCAAGTACGCCTGCGGCCGATCCTGATGACGACGCTGGCGATGATCTTCGGCATGCTGCCGATGGCGATCGGCGCCGGCGACGGCGGCGAAACCCAGGCACCGATGGGCCGCGCGGTGATCGGCGGCGTGATCACGTCAACCCTCTTGACGCTGGTAGTGGTGCCGGTGGCCTACAGCTACCTCGACAGCTTCGGCAAGCGCGCACGGCGCTGGTTTGCCAAGGGGCATGAGGAGGTGGGAAGCGACATCGCGCCGATCATGGCGAAAGAGTCGGCTTGA